From the Salmo trutta chromosome 30, fSalTru1.1, whole genome shotgun sequence genome, one window contains:
- the LOC115168227 gene encoding E3 ubiquitin-protein ligase TRIM33 isoform X2 — protein sequence MADNKGEEDMESSSKLDSEPQGEDSGDPELKDVNPPISIETNLKEGEDSQSQENVSQMPKPANDVVSGGGDASSNSAGTGEEDSISSNVSPVGNTNGGTTELKNVNAVIVIESNSKEGEDSQSQENISQVPTPANVSGGRDASSNSAGAVGEGSTSSSPVGNTNGGTTESSAAGDTAGTSPALTTDMSPPPTVPPANPVIPINLMDTCAVCKQSLQTRDCEPKLLPCLHSFCLKCIPLPERQVTVQVPGPNGQPDTHIVNVMRCVVCCQDCKQSDIIDNYFVKDTTEASKTSDEKSAQMCTSCEDNADTIGFCAECGEWLCKTCIEAHQRVKITKDHKIRKKEDVSEESVGVSEQRPVFCPIHKQEPLKLFCETCDTLTCRDCQLLEHKEHRYQFLEEAFQNQKGIIETHMVKLQEKKTYVHYSHSQVTSRIKEVTDTHKKVEHDIKIAVFTLINEINKKGKYLLQQLESVTKERSMKLLTQQTDIANLARQILHVLNFTHSAINSGSSTALLYSKRLIIYQLRKVLKAGLEPVPQANGAVRFFCDPTFWAKNVVNLGNLVIEKMPQAQHPPNIMVGPISPGHGHPGHGKSPGQINLAQLRQQHMQQQAFAQQKQQQQHQQQQQQQQQHQQQQQQQQHQQQQQQHQQQHQQQHQQQHQQQHQQQQQHQQRIQEQMRIASQISQQHPRQAVPQMVQQQPPRLISMQAQQRGPMNGGPNMYPPHHLRLPPGQGRMPSSSAQPRMPNGQQYSPMMQPQLQRQMTVDSEMSDHRFRLLHLTGHSNPGHAGPFPVASLHNVSAANPTSPTSASMASAHAHRGPASPIVGAIDLIPSVTNPENLPCLPNIPPIQLEDAGSSSLDALLSRYILASTYPQLGLGPPGNMNLSHGPSTHSPGSSGLSNSHTPVRPSSTSSTGSRGSCGSAGRPGPASGPMEQQVKVKQEPGAEKECGFSGTTTSNVKTEQGKDGGRSACMMSSSESRRTPPLPVLGSVTSGSSVQDILKKVGEHVKTEPQDQEACSGANRPGNAPITTSSTSTVASAALLTNGKGATSAALRSPRTAQGTNQSGAGGKEDDPNEDWCAVCNNGGELLCCDRCPKVFHITCHIPTLKCSPSGEWMCTFCRSLASPEMEYQPDDEPRGEKDNSEQGLSPEDQRRCERLLLYVFCHDLSEGFQEPVPPSIPNYYKIIKKPMDLTLVKQKLQLKHVQHYQSPKEFVSDVRLVFSNCAKYNEMSRIIQVYDEEKQSNVQADSEVAEAGKAVSLYFEERLLELYPDESFPEVPEEPEVPEVPEEPQAPAGEEADLTEDSEDEFVQPKRKRLKTDEKPMHIK from the exons ATGGCGGACAACAAAGGCGAAGAGGATATGGAGAGCTCTTCCAAATTAGATTCAGAACCTCAGGGAGAGGATAGCGGAGACCCAGAATTGAAAGATGTGAATCCGCCGATTTCCATAGAGACAAATTTGAAAGAAGGAGAGGATTCACAATCCCAGGAGAATGTTTCCCAGATGCCTAAACCAGCTAACGACGTCGTTAGCGGAGGAGGGGACGCTAGCAGCAACAGCGCGGGCACAGGGGAAGAAGACAGCATTAGCAGTAATGTTAGCCCAGTTGGGAACACCAATGGCGGGACAACCGAATTGAAAAATGTGAATGCGGTGATTGTCATAGAGTCGAACTCGAAAGAAGGAGAGGATTCACAATCCCAGGAGAATATTTCCCAGGTGCCTACACCCGCTAACGTTAGCGGAGGAAGGGACGCTAGCAGCAACAGCGCGGGCGCAGTGGGAGAAGGCAGCACTAGCAGCAGCCCAGTTGGGAACACCAATGGGGGGACAACCGAGTCCTCGGCTGCTGGGGATACAGCTGGAACCTCACCAGCACTCACAACCGATATGTCCCCACCTCCAACAGTTCCACCAGCCAACCCCGTCATCCCAATAAACCTTATGGATACTTGCGCTGTGTGTAAACAAAGTCTCCAGACCCGTGACTGTGAACCTAAACTCTTACCGTGTCTTCACTCATTTTGCTTGAAATGTATCCCACTGCCAGAGCGACAAGTTACCGTACAGGTGCCTGGGCCGAACGGACAGCCAGACACCCACATAG TGAATGTCATGCGGTGTGTAGTTTGTTGTCAAGACTGCAAACAAAGTGACATCATTGACAACTACTTTGTCAAGGACACCACCGAGGCCTCCAAGACTTCAGATGAAAAATCTGCACAG ATGTGCACCAGTTGTGAGGACAATGCCGATACCATTGGGTTCTGTGCAGAATGTGGAGAGTGGTTGTGCAAAACCTGCATCGAGGCTCACCAGAGGGTTAAAATCACCAAGGACCACAAAATCCGCAAGAAAGAGGATGTCTCTGAAG AGTCTGTAGGTGTGTCGGAACAGAGGCCTGTGTTCTGTCCCATCCACAAACAGGAGCCCCTGAAACTCTTCTGTGAAACCTGTGACACACTCACCTGCCGGGACTGCCAACTGCTGGAGCATAAGGAGCACAG GTACCAGTTTCTGGAGGAGGCCTTCCAGAACCAGAAAGGCATCATCGAGACACACATGGTCAAACTGCAGGAGAAAAAGACCTACGTTCACTACTCTCACTCTCAGGTGACAAGCAG GATAAAGGAAGTTACAGATACCCATAAGAAGGTGGAACATGACATCAAGATAGCCGTGTTCACTCTTATCAACGAAATCAACAAGAAGGGCAAGTATTTACTGCAGCAGCTTGAG AGTGTGACTAAGGAGAGGAGCATGAAGCTGTTGACCCAGCAGACAGACATCGCCAACCTGGCCAGGCAGATCCTCCATGTGCTCAACTTCACCCACTCTGCCATTAACAGTGGCAGCAGCACTGCCCTGCTTTACAGCAAGAGGCTG ATCATCTACCAGCTGCGCAAGGTCCTGAAGGCTGGACTGGAGCCAGTGCCTCAGGCTAACGGAGCTGTTCGCTTTTTCTGTGACCCCACATTCTGGGCCAAGAACGTGGTCAACCTAG GGAACCTGGTGATCGAGAAGATGCCCCAGGCTCAGCACCCTCCCAACATTATGGTGGGGCCCATCTCCCCGGGCCACGGCCACCCGGGCCACGGCAAAAGCCCGGGGCAGATCAACCTGGCCCAGCTCCGGCAGCAGCACATGCAGCAGCAAGCCTTCGCCCAGCagaaacaacagcagcagcaccaacaacagcagcagcagcagcagcagcaccaacaacagcagcagcagcagcagcaccaacaacagcagcagcagcaccaacaGCAGCACCAACAGCAGCACCAACAACAGCACCAACAGCAGCaccaacaacagcagcaacaccAACAGAGGATCCAGGAACAGATGCGTATTGCCTCCCAAATATCCCAGCAGCACCCCAGGCAGGCTGTACCTCAGATGGTACAGCAGCAG CCCCCGCGCCTCATCAGTATGCAGGCCCAGCAGAGGGGCCCCATGAACGGCGGGCCCAACATGTACCCCCCCCACCACCTGCGCCTGCCCCCAGGACAGGGCCGCATGCCCAGCTCCAGCGCCCAGCCACGCATGCCCAACGGCCAGCAGTACTCCCCCATGATGCAGCCCCAGCTGCAGAGACAG ATGACTGTAGATTCTGAGATGAGCGACCACAGGTTTCGTTTGTTACATCTCACTGGG CATTCAAACCCAGGTCATGCTGGACCCTTCCCAGTGGCATCTCTCCACAACGTGAGCGCTGCCAACCCCACCAGTCCCACCAGTGCCAGCATGGCCAGCGCCCATGCCCACCGTGGCCCCGCCAGCCCCATAGTGGGCGCCATCGACCTCATCCCCTCCGTCACCAACCCAGAGAACCTGCCATGCCTACCAAACATCCCCCCCATTCAG ctggaagacgcgGGCTCCAGCAGCCTGGATGCCCTACTGAGTCGCTACATCTTAGCCAGCACATACCCTCAGCTGGGCCTGGGGCCCCCCGGGAACATGAACCTCTCCCACGGACCCTCCACACACTCCCCTGGCTCCTCAG GCTTATCAAACTCCCACACGCCTGTGCGGCCATCCAGTACGTCCAGCACAGGAAGCAGGGGCAG cTGTGGCTCTGCGGGTAGGCCAGGGCCAGCAAGCGGCCCAATGGAACAGCAGGTCAAAGTCAAGCAGGAGCCCGGTGCCGAGAAGGAGTGTGGTTTCTCGGGAACCACCACCTCCAACGTCAAAACGGAacaagggaaggatggagggaggagcgCATGCATG ATGAGTAGTTCAGAGAGCAGACGTACTCCCCCTCTCCCCGTGTTGGGCTCTGTGACTTCTGGCTCCTCTGTCCAGGACATCCTCAAGAAGGTGGGGGAGCATGTCAAaactgagccccaggaccaggaGGCCTGCAGTGGGGCCAACAGGCCTGGCAACGCCCCTATCACCACCAGCAGCACATCCACTGTGGCCTCTGCCGCACTGCTGACCAATGGCAAGGGAGCCACGTCCGCTGCCCTGCGCTCTCCACGCACTGCACAGGGGACCAACCAGAGCGGTGCAGGAGGGAAGGAGGATGACCCCAACGAGGACTGGTGTGCTGTGTGCAACAACGGGGGAGAGCTGCTTTGCTGCGACCGCTGCCCCAAAGTCTTCCACATCACCTGTCACATCCCCACCTTGAAGTGCTCCCCGAG TGGAGAGTGGATGTGCACGTTCTGCCGGAGCCTGGCAAGCCCGGAGATGGAGTACCAGCCTGACGACGAGCCTCGTGGCGAGAAGGACAACAGTGAGCAGGGCCTGAGTCCTGAGGACCAGAGG AGGTGTGAGCGCCTCCTGCTGTATGTTTTCTGCCATGATCTCAGTGAGGGGTTCCAGGagcctgtccctccctct ATCCCTAATTACTACAAGATCATCAAGAAGCCCATGGACTTGACCCTGGTGAAACAGAAGCTACAGTTGAAGCATGTCCAACACTACCAGAGCCCGAAGGAGTTTGTCTCGGATGTGCGCCTGGTCTTCAGCAACTGTGCCAAGTACAACGAG ATGTCTCGAATAATCCAGGTATATGATGAGGAGAAACAGAGTAATGTGCAG GCGGACTCAGAGGTGGCGGAGGCAGGGAAAGCTGTGAGTTTGTACTTTGAGGAGAGGCTGCTGGAGCTCTATCCAGATGAGAGTTTCCCCGAGGTACCAGAGGAGCCTGAGGTACCAGAGGTACCTGAGGAGCCCCAGGCCCCAGCTGGAGAGGAGGCGGATCTCACAGAAGACTCCGAGGATGAGTTTGTGCAGCCTAAACGCAAGCGGTTAAAAACAGATGAAAAGCCGATGCACATCAAGTGA
- the LOC115168227 gene encoding E3 ubiquitin-protein ligase TRIM33 isoform X4 yields MADNKGEEDMESSSKLDSEPQGEDSGDPELKDVNPPISIETNLKEGEDSQSQENVSQMPKPANDVVSGGGDASSNSAGTGEEDSISSNVSPVGNTNGGTTELKNVNAVIVIESNSKEGEDSQSQENISQVPTPANVSGGRDASSNSAGAVGEGSTSSSPVGNTNGGTTESSAAGDTAGTSPALTTDMSPPPTVPPANPVIPINLMDTCAVCKQSLQTRDCEPKLLPCLHSFCLKCIPLPERQVTVQVPGPNGQPDTHIVNVMRCVVCCQDCKQSDIIDNYFVKDTTEASKTSDEKSAQMCTSCEDNADTIGFCAECGEWLCKTCIEAHQRVKITKDHKIRKKEDVSEESVGVSEQRPVFCPIHKQEPLKLFCETCDTLTCRDCQLLEHKEHRYQFLEEAFQNQKGIIETHMVKLQEKKTYVHYSHSQVTSRIKEVTDTHKKVEHDIKIAVFTLINEINKKGKYLLQQLESVTKERSMKLLTQQTDIANLARQILHVLNFTHSAINSGSSTALLYSKRLIIYQLRKVLKAGLEPVPQANGAVRFFCDPTFWAKNVVNLVGNLVIEKMPQAQHPPNIMVGPISPGHGHPGHGKSPGQINLAQLRQQHMQQQAFAQQKQQQQHQQQQQQQQQHQQQQQQQQHQQQQQQHQQQHQQQHQQQHQQQHQQQQQHQQRIQEQMRIASQISQQHPRQAVPQMVQQQPPRLISMQAQQRGPMNGGPNMYPPHHLRLPPGQGRMPSSSAQPRMPNGQQYSPMMQPQLQRQHSNPGHAGPFPVASLHNVSAANPTSPTSASMASAHAHRGPASPIVGAIDLIPSVTNPENLPCLPNIPPIQLEDAGSSSLDALLSRYILASTYPQLGLGPPGNMNLSHGPSTHSPGSSGLSNSHTPVRPSSTSSTGSRGSCGSAGRPGPASGPMEQQVKVKQEPGAEKECGFSGTTTSNVKTEQGKDGGRSACMMSSSESRRTPPLPVLGSVTSGSSVQDILKKVGEHVKTEPQDQEACSGANRPGNAPITTSSTSTVASAALLTNGKGATSAALRSPRTAQGTNQSGAGGKEDDPNEDWCAVCNNGGELLCCDRCPKVFHITCHIPTLKCSPSGEWMCTFCRSLASPEMEYQPDDEPRGEKDNSEQGLSPEDQRRCERLLLYVFCHDLSEGFQEPVPPSIPNYYKIIKKPMDLTLVKQKLQLKHVQHYQSPKEFVSDVRLVFSNCAKYNEMSRIIQVYDEEKQSNVQADSEVAEAGKAVSLYFEERLLELYPDESFPEVPEEPEVPEVPEEPQAPAGEEADLTEDSEDEFVQPKRKRLKTDEKPMHIK; encoded by the exons ATGGCGGACAACAAAGGCGAAGAGGATATGGAGAGCTCTTCCAAATTAGATTCAGAACCTCAGGGAGAGGATAGCGGAGACCCAGAATTGAAAGATGTGAATCCGCCGATTTCCATAGAGACAAATTTGAAAGAAGGAGAGGATTCACAATCCCAGGAGAATGTTTCCCAGATGCCTAAACCAGCTAACGACGTCGTTAGCGGAGGAGGGGACGCTAGCAGCAACAGCGCGGGCACAGGGGAAGAAGACAGCATTAGCAGTAATGTTAGCCCAGTTGGGAACACCAATGGCGGGACAACCGAATTGAAAAATGTGAATGCGGTGATTGTCATAGAGTCGAACTCGAAAGAAGGAGAGGATTCACAATCCCAGGAGAATATTTCCCAGGTGCCTACACCCGCTAACGTTAGCGGAGGAAGGGACGCTAGCAGCAACAGCGCGGGCGCAGTGGGAGAAGGCAGCACTAGCAGCAGCCCAGTTGGGAACACCAATGGGGGGACAACCGAGTCCTCGGCTGCTGGGGATACAGCTGGAACCTCACCAGCACTCACAACCGATATGTCCCCACCTCCAACAGTTCCACCAGCCAACCCCGTCATCCCAATAAACCTTATGGATACTTGCGCTGTGTGTAAACAAAGTCTCCAGACCCGTGACTGTGAACCTAAACTCTTACCGTGTCTTCACTCATTTTGCTTGAAATGTATCCCACTGCCAGAGCGACAAGTTACCGTACAGGTGCCTGGGCCGAACGGACAGCCAGACACCCACATAG TGAATGTCATGCGGTGTGTAGTTTGTTGTCAAGACTGCAAACAAAGTGACATCATTGACAACTACTTTGTCAAGGACACCACCGAGGCCTCCAAGACTTCAGATGAAAAATCTGCACAG ATGTGCACCAGTTGTGAGGACAATGCCGATACCATTGGGTTCTGTGCAGAATGTGGAGAGTGGTTGTGCAAAACCTGCATCGAGGCTCACCAGAGGGTTAAAATCACCAAGGACCACAAAATCCGCAAGAAAGAGGATGTCTCTGAAG AGTCTGTAGGTGTGTCGGAACAGAGGCCTGTGTTCTGTCCCATCCACAAACAGGAGCCCCTGAAACTCTTCTGTGAAACCTGTGACACACTCACCTGCCGGGACTGCCAACTGCTGGAGCATAAGGAGCACAG GTACCAGTTTCTGGAGGAGGCCTTCCAGAACCAGAAAGGCATCATCGAGACACACATGGTCAAACTGCAGGAGAAAAAGACCTACGTTCACTACTCTCACTCTCAGGTGACAAGCAG GATAAAGGAAGTTACAGATACCCATAAGAAGGTGGAACATGACATCAAGATAGCCGTGTTCACTCTTATCAACGAAATCAACAAGAAGGGCAAGTATTTACTGCAGCAGCTTGAG AGTGTGACTAAGGAGAGGAGCATGAAGCTGTTGACCCAGCAGACAGACATCGCCAACCTGGCCAGGCAGATCCTCCATGTGCTCAACTTCACCCACTCTGCCATTAACAGTGGCAGCAGCACTGCCCTGCTTTACAGCAAGAGGCTG ATCATCTACCAGCTGCGCAAGGTCCTGAAGGCTGGACTGGAGCCAGTGCCTCAGGCTAACGGAGCTGTTCGCTTTTTCTGTGACCCCACATTCTGGGCCAAGAACGTGGTCAACCTAG TAGGGAACCTGGTGATCGAGAAGATGCCCCAGGCTCAGCACCCTCCCAACATTATGGTGGGGCCCATCTCCCCGGGCCACGGCCACCCGGGCCACGGCAAAAGCCCGGGGCAGATCAACCTGGCCCAGCTCCGGCAGCAGCACATGCAGCAGCAAGCCTTCGCCCAGCagaaacaacagcagcagcaccaacaacagcagcagcagcagcagcagcaccaacaacagcagcagcagcagcagcaccaacaacagcagcagcagcaccaacaGCAGCACCAACAGCAGCACCAACAACAGCACCAACAGCAGCaccaacaacagcagcaacaccAACAGAGGATCCAGGAACAGATGCGTATTGCCTCCCAAATATCCCAGCAGCACCCCAGGCAGGCTGTACCTCAGATGGTACAGCAGCAG CCCCCGCGCCTCATCAGTATGCAGGCCCAGCAGAGGGGCCCCATGAACGGCGGGCCCAACATGTACCCCCCCCACCACCTGCGCCTGCCCCCAGGACAGGGCCGCATGCCCAGCTCCAGCGCCCAGCCACGCATGCCCAACGGCCAGCAGTACTCCCCCATGATGCAGCCCCAGCTGCAGAGACAG CATTCAAACCCAGGTCATGCTGGACCCTTCCCAGTGGCATCTCTCCACAACGTGAGCGCTGCCAACCCCACCAGTCCCACCAGTGCCAGCATGGCCAGCGCCCATGCCCACCGTGGCCCCGCCAGCCCCATAGTGGGCGCCATCGACCTCATCCCCTCCGTCACCAACCCAGAGAACCTGCCATGCCTACCAAACATCCCCCCCATTCAG ctggaagacgcgGGCTCCAGCAGCCTGGATGCCCTACTGAGTCGCTACATCTTAGCCAGCACATACCCTCAGCTGGGCCTGGGGCCCCCCGGGAACATGAACCTCTCCCACGGACCCTCCACACACTCCCCTGGCTCCTCAG GCTTATCAAACTCCCACACGCCTGTGCGGCCATCCAGTACGTCCAGCACAGGAAGCAGGGGCAG cTGTGGCTCTGCGGGTAGGCCAGGGCCAGCAAGCGGCCCAATGGAACAGCAGGTCAAAGTCAAGCAGGAGCCCGGTGCCGAGAAGGAGTGTGGTTTCTCGGGAACCACCACCTCCAACGTCAAAACGGAacaagggaaggatggagggaggagcgCATGCATG ATGAGTAGTTCAGAGAGCAGACGTACTCCCCCTCTCCCCGTGTTGGGCTCTGTGACTTCTGGCTCCTCTGTCCAGGACATCCTCAAGAAGGTGGGGGAGCATGTCAAaactgagccccaggaccaggaGGCCTGCAGTGGGGCCAACAGGCCTGGCAACGCCCCTATCACCACCAGCAGCACATCCACTGTGGCCTCTGCCGCACTGCTGACCAATGGCAAGGGAGCCACGTCCGCTGCCCTGCGCTCTCCACGCACTGCACAGGGGACCAACCAGAGCGGTGCAGGAGGGAAGGAGGATGACCCCAACGAGGACTGGTGTGCTGTGTGCAACAACGGGGGAGAGCTGCTTTGCTGCGACCGCTGCCCCAAAGTCTTCCACATCACCTGTCACATCCCCACCTTGAAGTGCTCCCCGAG TGGAGAGTGGATGTGCACGTTCTGCCGGAGCCTGGCAAGCCCGGAGATGGAGTACCAGCCTGACGACGAGCCTCGTGGCGAGAAGGACAACAGTGAGCAGGGCCTGAGTCCTGAGGACCAGAGG AGGTGTGAGCGCCTCCTGCTGTATGTTTTCTGCCATGATCTCAGTGAGGGGTTCCAGGagcctgtccctccctct ATCCCTAATTACTACAAGATCATCAAGAAGCCCATGGACTTGACCCTGGTGAAACAGAAGCTACAGTTGAAGCATGTCCAACACTACCAGAGCCCGAAGGAGTTTGTCTCGGATGTGCGCCTGGTCTTCAGCAACTGTGCCAAGTACAACGAG ATGTCTCGAATAATCCAGGTATATGATGAGGAGAAACAGAGTAATGTGCAG GCGGACTCAGAGGTGGCGGAGGCAGGGAAAGCTGTGAGTTTGTACTTTGAGGAGAGGCTGCTGGAGCTCTATCCAGATGAGAGTTTCCCCGAGGTACCAGAGGAGCCTGAGGTACCAGAGGTACCTGAGGAGCCCCAGGCCCCAGCTGGAGAGGAGGCGGATCTCACAGAAGACTCCGAGGATGAGTTTGTGCAGCCTAAACGCAAGCGGTTAAAAACAGATGAAAAGCCGATGCACATCAAGTGA